The following proteins are co-located in the Enoplosus armatus isolate fEnoArm2 chromosome 8, fEnoArm2.hap1, whole genome shotgun sequence genome:
- the parapinopsina gene encoding parapinopsin a: MEPLVLHGNSSSSHTELLSRTGYTILAVIMGVFSVAGIILNVLVIVVTVRHRQLRQPLSYALVNLAVCDLGCAVFGGLPTTVTSAMGHFSLGRVGCVLEGFAVAFFGIASLCTIGVISVERYIVVCYPMGAVLFQTRHAVAGVVLSWVWSFVWNTPPLFGWGSYELEGVKTSCAPNWYSRDAGNMSYIIIYLFLCFAVPFSIITVSYSRLLWTLRQVTKLQVSEAGSTNRVEVQVARMVVVMVLAFLVTWLPYAAMALAVIMDSSLHIDPIIATIPVYLAKSSTVYNPIIYIFMNRQFRGYAVPTALCGWNPWASDAQMSEGEATVTSLNKSQKASPKESLKE; the protein is encoded by the exons ATGGAGCCCCTTGTCTTACACGGAAACTCCTCATCGTCTCACACAGAGCTCCTGTCTCGGACTGGCTACACAATACTGGCCGTTATCATGGGTGTGTTCTCTGTGGCGGGGATCATCCTCAATGTCCTGGTGATCGTAGTGACGgtgagacacagacagctgaGACAGCCGCTCAGCTATGCCCTGGTTAACCTGGCCGTATGTGACCTGGGCTGTGCTGTATTTGGAGGTCTGCCCACCACAGTAACCAGTGCCATGGGACACTTCAGCCTGGGACGTGTGGGCTGCGTGTTAGAGGGCTTTGCTGTAGCCTTTTTTG GTATAGCAAGTCTGTGTACAATAGGTGTCATTTCTGTTGAACGCTACATAGTGGTGTGCTATCCCATGGGTGCCGTCCTGTTCCAGACCAG ACATGCAGTTGCTGGAGTGGTGCTGTCCTGGGTGTGGTCGTTTGTGTGGAACACCCCGCCTCTGTTTGGTTGGGGAAGTTATGAGCTGGAGGGCGTCAAGACCTCCTGCGCCCCGAACTGGTACAGCCGGGATGCTGGGAACATGTCCTACATCATCATATACCTTTTCCTTTGCTTTGCTGTGCCCTTCTCCATCATCACGGTGTCTTACTCACGACTCTTGTGGACCCTCCGCCAG GTGACCAAGCTGCAGGTATCTGAGGCTGGCAGCACAAACCGCGTGGAGGTGCAAGTGGCGCGTATGGTAGTTGTGATGGTGTTGGCCTTCCTAGTGACCTGGCTGCCATATGCTGCCATGGCCCTTGCTGTCATCATGGACTCCAGTCTACATATTGACCCCATCATCGCTACCATACCTGTTTACTTGGCTAAAAGCAGCACTGTCTACAACCCTATCATATACATTTTCATGAACAGACAG tTTCGAGGCTACGCTGTTCCCACTGCCCTGTGTGGGTGGAACCCGTGGGCCTCAGATGCACAAATGTCTGAGGGTGAGGCCACAGTTACGTCTCTCAACAAGAGCCAAAAAGCCTCACCTAAAGAAtctttaaaagaataa
- the LOC139288460 gene encoding D(2) dopamine receptor-like: MDGHTFWNETTSRQETRVGMMFFIFNCTVLTLTLVLGLPGNLWVCWVVFRTKSLQTCNNALLVSLAASDLLKCSVDTPLLLFSFLRYGRDSQVSVSVCTLQQFTYALCSCVQLLTLVSISVERFQAIAFPFQTERRRARVRLWILSIWACGLVLAIISLTLSKKALFYMLCRPHIEGHGDDLRYWDPFGPYVLVPVWGLSLTVIVIHYVRIFKVVRQHRKKVFNRGVQLRPTVSEHVWGWMGVPASAPRTAAPGGSFKSLAPVGSGSPMPPRRTVLLVAEAGAPCAGSSTGGAPGRPPEIVGAVCLLTPGARERGKKQMEGKLAQRFGYIIIAFTLFWVPMVVILLMNVISWQNTNKLLMELETSAMVLTCVQAAVDPLIYTLVTRQFRTELSKILSSIPGCPLKWRA; encoded by the exons ATGGACGGGCACACTTTCTGGAACGAGACAACCTCGCGCCAAGAGACTCGCGTGGGTATGATGTTCTTCATATTCAACTGCACAGTCTTAACTTTAACGTTAGTCTTGGGTTTACCGGGCAACTTGTGGGTCTGTTGGGTTGTTTTCAGGACCAAGAGCCTGCAGACCTGCAACAATGCGCTGCTGGTGAGCTTGGCCGCCAGTGACCTCCTGAAATGTTCCGTGGACACGccgctgctgctcttctccttTCTGCGCTACGGGAGGGACAGCCAGGTGTCGGTGTCTGTGTGCACCCTGCAGCAGTTCACCTACGCCCTGTGCAGCTGCGTCCAGCTGCTCACGCTGGTCAGCATCAGCGTGGAGCGCTTCCAAGCCATCGCGTTCCCTTTCCAGAccgagaggaggagagccagGGTTCGTCTCTGGATCCTGTCCATCTGGGCATGCGGGCTCGTCTTGGCTATAATCTCCCTGACACTCTCCAAAAAGGCGCTTTTTTACATGCTCTGCCGTCCGCACATCGAGGGGCATGGCGACGATCTTCGGTACTGGGATCCATTTGGACCCTATGTACTGGTGCCGGTGTGGGGTTTGTCTCTGACTGTGATCGTTATCCACTACGTGCGGATATTCAAAGTTGTAAGGCAGCACCGAAAGAAAGTGTTCAATCGGGGCGTCCAGCTGAGGCCGACGGTGTCGGAACACGTCTGGGGCTGGATGGGTGTCCCTgcttcagcaccacggacagctgCTCCGGGCGGCTCTTTCAAGTCTCTGGCCCCTGTGGGCTCCGGCAGCCCGATGCCTCCCCGCCGGACGGTGCTCTTGGTGGCCGAAGCCGGTGCTCCCTGCGCGGGCTCGTCCACAGGAGGCGCCCCGGGGAGACCTCCGGAGATTGTGGGGGCGGTGTGTCTTCTCACACCTGGGGCCAGGGAGCGGGGGAAGAAGCAGATGGAGGGGAAACTGGCCCAGCGTTTTGGGTACATAATCATTGCGTTCACGCTTTTCTGGGTGCCCATGGTGGTTATTTTACTCATGAACGTCATCTCGTGGCAAAACACGAACAAA TTGCTGATGGAGCTGGAGACATCAGCGATGGTGCTGACCTGTGTGCAGGCTGCAGTGGATCCCCTCATCTATACTTTAGTCACCAGACAGTTTCGCACTGAACTCAGCAAGATCCTATCCTCCATCCCAGGGTGTCCCCTCAAATGGAGGGCCTGA
- the ddx20 gene encoding probable ATP-dependent RNA helicase DDX20 yields MATSVRKAAHDIKTRKRTDDVLLSEGIDFSSLLLSPAVLEGLSAAGFQKPSPIQLKAIPLGRCGLDLIVQAKSGTGKTCVFCTVALDSLVLENPATQVLVLAPTREIAVQIHSVVMAIGCAMEGLECHVFIGGRPVSQDKLHLKKCHVAVGSPGRIKQLIELGMLSTASIRLFVLDEADKLLEEGSFQEQINWIFSSLPVNKQMLALSATYPESLAQHLTRYMREPTFVRLNPSDMGLKGLKQYYKLVQSHPLPHKVFEEKVQHLLELFSKIPFNQALVFSNLHTRAQHLADILSSKGLPAVCISGGLSQDQRLEAMSKLKQYQCRVLISTDLTSRGIDADKVNLVINLDVPQDWETYMHRIGRAGRFGTQGLAVTYCCHGEEENKMMAIAQKCGLSLSALPSTIEPGLMDEPCDWDVCTEASTPGPLPQLCSRTEKKRRAKSVMDQAPEHSSQRKPEKTHPAPRLGTHSEGNSRKVSPAKDTFPQSQATPTRKELQDALPKIPPLSSFKSCRSRFMTFEEAEQDFQSFITTGLGRTVEVIRDFRGLEDGGPDDQTVHRESVLLYDNGAQSFKPNGKRLKSDFSRPRSTSGSSNSQSDKHDGEYRAKPQTEARQTPTVSKPKAEITESKACTSSAPQMYPQTTRASNGRASSPPERYESVPAVKSSNWQPSQTAPAQSGRNQSRKTKEEIWKPSTKISEKTNTEQKRERDEGEHDDDDDDDDDDDDEEEEEWSAETYWRACYRAWNDYYASMSPFQEQGYQSYYGVAHNWMAAYRMNAVYMEELLKY; encoded by the exons ATGGCTACCTCCGTGAGGAAAGCAGCCCACGACATAAAAACGCGAAAGCGGACCGATGATGTGCTTCTGTCGGAGGGAATCGACTTCAGCTCCCTGCTGCTATCTCCGGCAGTGCTGGAGGGACTGTCCGCCGCAGGCTTTCAGAAACCCTCCCCGATCCAGCTCAAGGCGATCCCGCTGGGCCGCTGCGGACTTG ATTTGATTGTACAGGCCAAATCTGGCACGGGGAAGACGTGCGTGTTCTGCACTGTCGCCCTGGACTCTCTGGTCCTGGAGAATCCTGCAACTCAG GTTCTTGTCCTGGCTCCTACACGTGAGATAGCAGTGCAGATCCACTCAGTAGTGATGGCCATAGGCTGTGCCATGGAGGGCCTCGAGTGCCATGTTTTCATCGGGGGCAGGCCCGTGAGTCAGGACAAACTCCATCTGAAGAAGTGCCATGTAGCCGTGGGCTCACCCG GTCGCATCAAGCAGCTTATCGAGCTGGGCATGTTGTCCACCGCCAGCATCAGACTGTTTGTTCTGGATGAGGCAgacaagctgctggaggagggcAGCTTCCAGGAACAGATAAA CTGgatcttttcctctctgcctgtgaACAAACAGATGCTCGCACTCTCTGCCACCTACCCAGAATCCCTCGCTCAGCACCTTACCCGCTACATGAGAGAGCCCACTTTTGTGAGACTCAATCCCAGTGACATGGGCCTTAAAG GCCTGAAGCAGTATTACAAGCTGGTGCAGTCCCATCCTTTACCTCACAAGGTTTTCGAGGAGAAGGTGCAGCACTTGCTGGAGCTTTTCAGTAAAATCCCATTCAACCAGGCGCTAGTGTTCTCCAACCTACACACAAG GGCTCAGCACCTGGCAGACATCCTGTCCTCCAAAGGCTTACCTGCTGTTTGTATCTCAG GTGGTCTGAGTCAGGACCAGAGACTGGAGGCGATGTCCAAACTGAAGCAGTACCAATGCAGGGTGCTCATCTCCACCGAcctg ACGTCCAGAGGTATAGATGCAGACAAAGTGAACTTGGTGATAAATCTGGACGTGCCGCAGGACTGGGAGACCTACATGCACCGAATCGGACGAGCTGGCCGCTTCG GCACTCAGGGGCTGGCTGTGACctactgttgccatggtgaggaGGAGAACAAGATGATGGCCATCGCTCAAAAGTGCGGCCTGAGTTTGTCTGCGTTGCCAT CCACCATAGAGCCGGGGTTGATGGACGAGCCGTGCGACTGGGACGTCTGCACTGAGGCTTCCACTCCAGGCCCCTTACCACAGCTCTGCTCCAGGACCGAGAAGAAGAGGCGTGCCAAGTCAGTCATGGATCAAGCTCCAGAGCACAGCAGTCAAAGAAAGCCAGAGAAGACCCATCCAGCACCCAGACTGGGAACACACAGTGAAGGGAATTCTAGAAAAGTGTCTCCTGCAAAGGACACTTTTCCACAGAGTCAGGCGACGCCGACTCGAAAAGAGCTGCAAGACGCTCTGCCGAAGATCCCTCCTCTCAGCTCGTTCAAGAGTTGTAGGTCAAGGTTTATGACCTTTGAGGAGGCTGAGCAGGACTTCCAGAGCTTCATCACCACAGGGTTGGGGAGAACAGTGGAGGTCATCAGGGACTTCAGAGGTCTAGAGGACGGTGGCCCCGATGATCAGACTGTGCACAGAGAATCTGTCCTGCTATATGATAATGGAGCTCAAAGTTTCAAACCAAATGGGAAACGTTTGAAATCTGACTTTTCACGTCCAAGGTCAACTTCTGGTTCTTCAAACTCACAGTCTGACAAGCATGATGGTGAATACAGAGCTAAGCCTCAGACTGAAGCTAGACAGACACCCACTGTGTCCAAACCAAAGGCAGAGATCACAGAATCCAAAGCTTGTACTTCTTCCGCACCTCAAATGTATCCCCAGACAACCCGTGCATCAAATGGGAGAGCTTCGTCTCCGCCCGAGCGCTACGAATCTGTACCGGCCGTTAAATCGAGCAACTGGCAACCCAGTCAGACGGCTCCCGCACAGAGCGGCAGAAATCAATCAAGAAAGACCAAAGAAGAGATTTGGAAACCGAGCACAAAGATTTCAGAGAAGACGAACACggagcaaaagagagaaagggatgaaGGTGAacacgatgatgatgatgatgatgatgatgatgatgatgatgaagaggaggaggaatggagtGCGGAAACGTACTGGAGAGCCTGCTACAGAGCCTGGAACGACTACTACGCCTCCATGTCTCCGTTTCAAGAGCAAGGTTACCAAAGCTACTACGGTGTCGCCCACAACTGGATGGCAGCTTATCGTATGAATGCCGTCTACATGGAGGAACTCCTGAAATACTGA